In a genomic window of Telopea speciosissima isolate NSW1024214 ecotype Mountain lineage chromosome 5, Tspe_v1, whole genome shotgun sequence:
- the LOC122663324 gene encoding NAC domain-containing protein 30-like: MEVESCVPPGFRFHPTEEELVGYYLKRKVNSQKIDIDVITEIDLYRIEPWDIQDRCKLGYEEKNEWYFFSHKDKKYPTGTRTNRATAAGFWKATGRDKAVLCKNRIIGMRKTLVYYRGRAPNGKKTDWIMHEYRLQTSEHGPLQEEGWAVCRAFKKQIPSHSQGFQMINRAYYGRDHDHIGIQAFADNRSHMQVINHYQGTTNFPHGPVCFEQELLSKNACVDNQLFDLPQLESPTLSTSLVNREGIEPSGTSKEDYNGEFVDWRTLHKLLASQQDYENQENDLLGIFHNL; encoded by the exons ATGGAAGTGGAATCCTGTGTCCCACCAGGTTTTAGGTTCCACCCAACAGAAGAAGAGCTTGTGGGTTACTATCTCAAGAGAAAAGTGAACTCCCAGAAGATTGATATAGATGTCATCACTGAAATTGATCTCTACAGAATAGAGCCATGGGACATCCAAG ATAGATGCAAGCTAGGTTATGAGGAAAAGAATGAGTGGTACTTCTTCAGTCACAAAGACAAGAAATACCCAACCGGAACAAGGACTAATAGAGCAACGGCAGCCGGATTCTGGAAAGCAACAGGGAGAGACAAGGCAGTGCTCTGTAAGAACAGAATTATAGGGATGAGAAAGACCTTAGTGTACTACAGAGGCCGTGCACCCAATGGGAAAAAAACTGactggatcatgcatgaatatCGGCTCCAAACATCTGAGCATGGACCCCTTCAG GAAGAAGGATGGGCCGTGTGTCGAGCATTCAAGAAACAAATTCCAAGTCATTCACAGGGTTTTCAGATGATTAATCGCGCTTATTATGGAAGAGATCATGACCACATTGGTATTCAAGCATTTGCAGATAATAGAAGTCATATGCAAGTAATTAACCATTATCAAGGAACCACAAATTTTCCTCATGGACCTGTTTGCTTTGAGCAAGAACTTTTATCCAAGAATGCTTGTGTAGATAATCAACTCTTTGATCTTCCACAACTAGAGAGCCCTACACTGTCTACCAGTTTAGTTAATAGAGAAGGTATTGAGCCTAGTGGTACATCAAAGGAGGATTACAATGGAGAGTTTGTAGATTGGAGAACTCTGCATAAGCTTCTGGCATCACAACAAGATTATGAAAATCAAGAAAATGATCTCCTTGGTATCTTTCATAACTTGTAA